Within Spinacia oleracea cultivar Varoflay chromosome 4, BTI_SOV_V1, whole genome shotgun sequence, the genomic segment TTTTCCCCCTTACTGGATTGCCCAAGTGTTTGTAGTGTAACTTCTGTTGGACTTATAAGTGGATCGAACTCTCTTCCTCCTTATTGGGTTGCCTAAGTGTTTGTAGTGTAACTTCTGTTAGACTTCTAAGTGAATCGAACCCTCTTCCTCCTTATTGGGTTGCCCACGTGTTTATAGTGTAACTTCTGTTAGATTTATAAGTGGATCGAACTTTCTTCCTCCTAATTGGGTTGCCCAAGTGTTTGTAGTGTAACTTCTATTAGACTGATAAGTGAATCGAACTCTCTTCCTCTTTATTGGGTCGCCCAACTGTTTGTAGGGTAACTTCTGTTAGACTGATAAGTGGACCTAACTCTTTTCCTCTTTATCGGGTTGCCCAAGTATTTGTAGTCTAACTTCTGTTAGACTTATAAGTGGACCGAATTCTCTTACTCTTTATTGGGTTTCCGAAGTGTTTGATTGTGCACCAGACTAATATGAGAGGACCATCAAATAATGTACGAGATGTTGAACCACCCATGTCTGTTTTGAGTGGACTATGTGAAACTCTACCAACAACCATACATAATGTAAAATATGTAAAGAGGATATTTCGTTATGAAGGAGATGATAACAATTTAAAGGAGGGACATGCTACTTGAAAAATCAACATGCTACTTGAATATCCTCTAGTGGAATAAACTCTAATCTGATCACTCTGGAATTAAGTGGAGTTATATTTGCAGTTTCTTCTCTAAAAACCTGTAAAGAAAAGAGTCGAAAATATTAGTTTAAGGAAGACCTTTATCACTCTGAATGTGAAATGGGGTTTGTTCACTACCATTTTAGGTTTTGCTATGGAACAAGAAGGGGGCTTCTTCGTAATTTCATGATATGCATTAGTCAATAATTTACCATAAAAAATACTTGGTATAAACTTTGCAGTGTGTTTAAGTACATTGCTATGTTACTTGTACTTTGGAACTCATTTCGGGCACAAATACGTGTCTAAGTGTTGGACTCGGCTATTTTGTTAAATGcttttggtccaaaatgaagtgaTCAATGTGCGTACTCATGTTGAGACTTGAGGAATCACCACAAGTACGTAAGGTAAAATAAAGAATCTAAATAACATAGGTGCATTGTACATACAAGAGTATATAACTATATACTTCTTCTGTTTCTTATTAGATGACAGTCTGACATAATGttattttgacactatttactCAAGCtcatttgatttccttttgtgatttatatttaagaaaaaacatagttatGTGGGTTTTATTAGATTCGTTTTaatgaatattttttaaatatcaactttttataattttttttatccataattgaaaatattaatgtttgaaatcgtgaatTGGAGAACATAACTAAAAAAGTTGTATGACTAAAAAGTTGTatgacggaggaagtactatgTAGTAGACATTGTCTTAGGATGTGAGGAGTTAGGACTCTAGCTCGGGTAGGGAAAAAATGTAGACTTGATCAACATGAGCCCGACCCGAAATTTTGTGTGTTTGGGCTGATTTTTGGACCCAACCCGACCCGAAATTTCAAAACTTTAAATAGGTTTTGGCCATCATAAAACTACACTTGTAGATATAAATTTGTCCCAACCCAAAAGACCGACATTTCAAGCCTGACATAGCGGGTTTGGGCACAAAGGCCGACCAAATCTTGGCCTGGACCGACATACTAGCTGTTTTTTTATATCTCGGCCCGGCCCGCCTTTTGACCAGGTCTAGGACAAATGTGAGTGACATGAATGCCTGCCTTCTGGGCCTTGGATATGTTAGTCACGCCAACCATGAAACTATGGTCTTTTTTAATAGGTATGGAGAAGGCCCATCCTTGGAGGGGTATAAAGGGAAATTCCTCTTACAATGAGCCTAGTTTTGTAATCTGGGCCTGATTACCGATCTGAGGATTAGTTAGCCCAATCCAAATTGAGCCCAGCGTGTTAACACTGATCACCCATTTTTAGTAAAGACATTTTAAGTGGACACCAAACTCTTTATGTGTTGATTTATAGAGACTATAGATTTTTATAGTTCACTTAATTATTTTAGCCAGTTTAGAAAAAATGTTTGGAGAGAATTTTGTTGTCCGAGAAGCAGTGCATTCTCTTTAcctgaattttatttatacgaACTTATTTTCTCTAAACCTTACTTATATTTGATATGAACTTATTACAATCTATTTGAACGGAACATAGCCTTAGTTGTGAAGTATTGAACTTGGATAGTCCTTGTTCTTACTAACTTAACTTCCTTAAAATGTAACTTATTTTTCCCGAAGTAAGTTAGAAATAAAGCGAAGGGAATAAGGCTAAGAACCCATTGCTCAGAAGTCAGAAACCAAGAGTCCAAGAGCATACATACACGTTCTATGTGgatttatatttctgatgaaATCTTGACTAAGGCCTTGTTTTTCTGAACTTTTTTtggctgaactgaattgaactgaactgaactgaaattaAGTCAAATAGAACAGGGCTTAAAGCCTTTTTAGGCTTTAAAATGATTTGAAAAGCCAAATTCTTAGCTTACCAGTGGAATAAGAGGTTGTACCTGTGCGCAAAGCTCTTGCTATTTTGCCCAGGGTGTGGGAGAAGGTTCAAATGTACACAACCTTACCCTTATTTTCAGAAAGAGGTTGTTTCAGAGATCAAAACCGCGACCTTGCCAGAAACTTTACAAATGGAATATTGATTTGAAATAAGTAAAAAATTAGAATGGTAATGCAAATTCAACATAAGTCAGCTGATAAAAGTCATACACTCCTACCGTCCTACTGCTCCTATACAGTGTGTTAATCGATTCTGCACACATACTTTGTACATGAACAAAATCTCAATTATATTTCCTGCGATTTTTTGTCTAATAGTAAGCCATTATAGATGGTCTCTGTCTCTTTCCAGCAATTTCTTATTGCTAGACAATTGTTAGATCTGGCACAAGATCTTAGGCAAAGTGGATTTTGTTTCTTTTAACACAAACTACCAAATAGAGTGGGTTGGATGTTTATTAGAGTGAGTTTATCACAAGTCTGAAGGTGAGTTTGAAGGTGAGTCTGATTTACGAGTTTTGGATAATGTGATAAAATACTACATCGAGTCTGgaagtgagtttgaaaatcTGATGTACGAGTTTTGTTTTTAAAATATGACGTGTCTTTATTTATAATCTaaatttgtttttgaaaataagaatcaattttttttgactTAATTGTATAAGGAGTACATAGGTGATCTTAATAGTAGTACGAACTACATTCAAGGCTTTATTTTGGCCAAAGCATGCCATGACCGCTCACGAAGTcccaaattttcctatttaagGTTAACAAGTTAATATTAAATAGATTTATACTAGTCTATCCCTCTTCGATCTcctcaataatcaagtccagcTCCACCTTTGATACGTACATTGTTTATGTGAAAATAAAATACGAAGTAGCAAATGAGTGATGAATATGAGTATGGCTCCATTCAATGCATATCATATCCATTGACATTCCCCCTTTATatccatcatgtatgatataGGGCGTTTTTTTATGTAATAACTCATGCCTACGACGAGTCCTTTTTCAGTTTCACAGAAAATCTCCTCGAAAATTGAATGGAAGTCTAATCTATTCACTATGCCATTAAGGTCATAAATGATTGTTGAACCCACATAAATTCTCTTCCATAATTATTGTTGGAAGATCCTTATTGTACATAGGGGTAATAATCTTAATGAAAATGTAGTAAAGCTAATGTTCAATAGTTCACTTCTGTGAAGTACTCGTGTCAGACACGAATATATGTCTAACAAATAACCAAGTAAGTTAAAAATTTAATTCCCAAGAAATTTGAAATTCACCCACATAAATAAGACGAGGATATTTCTGTTTCTAACCAACAGAATATGAAATTCAAATTCTTAGGTGCACCCTAGTGCACTCAGAGCTAGTACGTGCACCAAATGGCTTTTTTATGTCCATTGTTAGTCCTTCTCATACTTTTCTCGTGCACATGTAGAGTTAGATGCACCCTGGTGCGTCTTGGATGTGTTCAACACCTCATTGCTTCAACATGTTAAATTCTTAATGTTTATTCTTATATTTTTTAAAGCAATTTGTGGAATAATTTGTGTTATTTGTGATAGTAAATTCCCATGTGAGAATTTTTCTTTTGGATGATTAGGATTTCCATGTGAGTTGGGCATGTCTTGTTACATTTGCTTGCTACTATTATTGATATGGCCTTACCAAAAAGATTCAACATTGATATTATTGAGTGGGTTTTCTATTCAATCTAAGTAGCAATTTGAGTGGATGGAAATGGAAGTAGCAGAGTACAAGAATGGGTGTCTTTTATTTCTAAGTTACTCTTTGGACACATTCCATGTTCTTCCTTAtacagaaaaaaaatcaaataatacaAGGAAATGCTTAAGGTTTAATGTTTAGACAAGAAACACTATCATAATTTACAAATagtgaaaactaaaaataaatttttctctcttttttgtttacaaaatatatattttttagtgTTTCTTGTCATATATTTAATACTCTatagtacgaagtatatatattaCTCAATTATAAAAACTCCGTAATTGATAGGATTATTTTCCTATATCACCCGTAACAATATTATTGTCTTctcacattaaaaaaaaaaccttagaTCAATCTACgcgttttattataattattattgactactccgtatatttatATCTTTTTTACATTGAACCCTagagaaaactaaaataaagcATCTGAAGCACAATAAGATTTACATCATTCTCATTTTCTTAGTCCCGTTTTGAAAATTGTGTTAACGATATATTTTAAAAGCGAGATAGAAGGGAAATGAATGTCTCGCTCTCATTCTTTTCCCCAACCTTTTATTCAAATAAGGGAGTTTGTTCCTAATCCTTCTCTCTATTTCTTCTTACCCAATGTGAAACGAAAATCTGAATCATAACCCATATTATTCATATGATTGGACATGATCATATGAGTGTTTGAATGACATGGTCATATGAGTGCTTGAATGATTGGCTCATAGCCATTGATTTTGGGGCCATATTTTACTTCTTACACTGTTAAATGATTGGACAAAGCACATTTCTGTATGTTAAAAACAGAAAAACTTTATGAATTACACATGGATGATTCCCAATTAATGGTAAAGGGAGTACTCTCTAATAGTTACCACATTGGTAATACTCTTATGCTCTATGTTATTTGGACTCGGATACTAGTGCCGGACACGAGTACGTGTTCAAGTGTCCTATTTGGGTAAATAGTGAAAAATCTCAGGATTTAAGTCGAAAATAAAGTATCTGAGTGTCTTATCCAGACCCATGTCGGAGTGTCGTGGATTCGACATGAGTACTTGAGGTAAAGTGAAAGGTCGGAATAACATGACTTATGCTATTTTACTTGGATATGGATACTTATACAAGTGTCTGATTAGGCTTGAATTTTAgtcaaaaatgaagttttgaaGTGTCACAATCATATCCGAGTGTCGAAAATCGACATCAGTACTTAAGTAAAATGAAGAATTCGAGTAACATACCCAATAAGAAGAAAATATGAATTAGACACTTCACCTTACAATAATATGATATATAATGTGGTCCCATGTACTTTGCCTTTAGATTTGATTTCATGTGATTCTTTATTGTCCTTTATGATtcattaataatttatatggaGTACTTCATATAAATTTCTCTTAGTTTAAGGATTAATTTTATTGAGAGATCACAATTACTAGCTCAAAATCAAGCTTATTGAGCTAACCTGGAGATCATTATTGGAATATTTGTCTTACATTTCTGTTATGTCGGTTACTCTATACCATTACTGCACAACTTCATTAAATTCTcagttaattaaataatctttaATGTACGTGTTTAATGAACTACACTAGCTACTACTGGCTGACTGGCTCTACTTAATTGGGTTGCAAAAACTTCCGACTTATTAATTTTTTCGACAGGTAAGGGACAATGTTCTAACGGGTCGAAATCTCACTCAAGTCAACCAGAGACATAATAAGGTAAAAAACTACTTCTAAGTGTCATAGTGCTGTTTGATTCCACTTCTTTAAAGTTGTGAGATTCAAACCTTACAGTTAAAATTCAAAGAGTAATCTTTAACATACGTGTTTAGTGAATTGCACTATCTATTACGTAGTAGCTACTAAAGTGAGCGTAGTAAATACTTCTTACTTAAAGGGTATATAGTTCTTCAACAGGTAAGAGAAAGTGTTCTATCTGATCAAAATCTCACTCAAGTCAATGCATTATATCTTAACAGACAAGACCCTTTAGGATTTGCACCTTTTCCTAAACTGCCACGATATGGTTTGATTCCAAATTTAAAGAGTAATCTTTAACATACGTGTTTAGTGAAAGTAGCTACTAAAAGTGTGCGTAGTAAATACTTCTTACTTGAAGGGTATATAGTTATTCAACAGGTAAGAGTCTAAGAGAAAGTGTTTTACTGGATCAAAATCTCACTCAAGTCAATGCATTATATCTTAACAGACAAGATCCTTTAGAATGTACACCTTATCCTGAACTGCCACGGCGTTATTTGATTTCAGTATCAACTACTTTAAAGTTGTGATGGTAGAATCGAACCGAGTCAAACTTAAAGTTTGACTAGTTTGACCACAAATTGGATTTCAACCAAGGTAACAAATTCAAACTCTTGGTTTTGACTTTGACAGATTTGTTTTTTCAGATAGGAACAAAGATTTGTATCCACTGACTCACTACTAAAATATGATATCATGTCTTAAAAATTCACAGAAATTAAGGGTAAGCAATTACTGTTTGCTAGAGTTGGGATTAAAAAGCCACAGAAATTAAGGGCAGCCCTAATAAATAAAGGCTAATATTCTGCAAGACATCCAGGACCCAAACCACTGAAACTCTGGACCCTTAACATTAAACACCCCTTCACAATTTCACATGGGCATTGGCCTCACCACTTTCTACCTCATTTCCTTCTTctttctaattcaattatttcatttatcttttttttttattccaaTCCTTATCTGTTTTTTTTCCTACTTTCAAGGGTAAAGCAGTCATTTCATTACACCCTCCTCctttctaattcaattattcatttatcttttttttttattattaattcttgtacttcctccgttccaaaaATATCGCATCATGGTTGATTTTTACTTCTCCAATCATTACTTTGActattaatatctcaaatcgtttagaagtaaaaattttaaaaaattaatatttggaaaatatatattgatacgaatctaacatgacaccacgtacgaatcacaaaataTTGCCAAAGTCGTTGTGTTACTTGTGTGAATTGCGTAAAAAACAAATGATTCGATattttcggaacggaggaagtatattttttcCCTACTCTCAAGGGCAAAACAGTCATTTCACTACACCCTTCTTttttctaattcaattatttcattaatcttttttttCCCTACTCTCAAGGGCAAAATAGTCATACTACACCTTCCTTCTTCCCCATATATATTTAGAAACCCTTCTTTCCTAAGCTCAGCTCACTTCACTTCCTATAGCAAGAAAAAACACCAGAGTGAGAAGGACACACAAAAAATGGAAGTTGGGTTTTGTTTCTGGGCAGTTGTACTGACAGTTATTACGGTTGTTAACGCCTGCCCGCCGTCAGACCGGGCAGCACTTCTGTCAATCAAAGCTGCCCTTCACGAACCGCATTTAGGCATTTTCAATTCCTGGACCGGACCGGATTGCTGTCACGGTTGGTACGGTGTGAGCTGTGATCCGTATATTCACCGGGTTGCCGACATTAACTTACGGGGCGAGTCTGAAGACCCGATCTTTCAACGGGCTCATCGGGTCGGGTACATGACCGGGTCAATTTCCCCAGCAATTTGCAAGTTAGACCGTCTCAGTAGCTTGACCATAGCTGACTGGAAAGGTATCTCAGGTGAGATTCCAAAGTGTATAACTTCACTCCCTTTTCTTCGGACCCTTGATTTAATCGGTAACCGGTTTACGGGTCGGATTCCGGGTGATATTAACCGGTTAAAGGAGCTCACGGTTCTTAATTTAGCTGATAATATGCTAACCGGGTCAATTCCTCCATCGATTGTCAAGTTGACCCGGTTGATGCATTTGGACTTGAGAAACAATAGGTTATCGGGTGAATTACCAAGTGAAATGGGTAAGCTTAAAATGATGAGTCGGGCTTTGTTGAGTGGAAACCGTCTTGGTGGGCCTGTACCCGTCTCATTATCCAATATCTATCGCCTTTCGGATTTGGATCTTTCGCTTAATCTGTTGTCGGGTCAAATACCCGATATGTTCGACAAGATGCCGGTATTAGCATCATTGAACCTTGATGGTAATATGATTTCGGGTCAAATACCAAGGAGTTTGTTGAATTCGGGTGTGAGTATTTGTAACTTGAGCCGGAATGCGTTGGAGGGTCGGATACCCGATGTTTTCGGTTCGAAGTCGTATTTTACGGTTTTGGATCTTTCTCACAACCGGTTTAGTGGGCCTATACCCAAGTCCATTTCCTTAGCCGCTTACATTGGGCATTTGGACTTGAGCCATAACAACCTATGTGGGCCTATACCCGGCGGAGCCCCGTATGATCACCTCGAAGCGTCGTCGTTTGTTTACAATACTTGTCTATGTGGCAAGCCACTTAGTAAAAGATGTTAAGAGTAACAAAAATGAATGTCTAAGCTACTTGGTTCTTTTAAATTATCTtggtctatatatatatattccatTGAATTATTTATGTTAAGTTTTCAATGTTTTTTTAAGAATTTTAGGGACACGTTccagtatattaatgtaaaTCAAGTCCCGTCAAAGTTTTGGGACTTTGGAGATGTTAAGTTTTCATTAAAAACATCTCAAATCTTATTGGTAATTTGGTTTTTCCTATAGATGTAGTATTGGTGGCAATATTTAGTTAATATTGCACATGCAACTATTAATTGCAAAGGAAATGAATTGATTTTGCGCCATGGCAATATTGATATTGACATGAAACATACCAAGTGAAATGCACATGCATATGTGACTAtaatggg encodes:
- the LOC110801913 gene encoding DNA damage-repair/toleration protein DRT100-like, translating into MEVGFCFWAVVLTVITVVNACPPSDRAALLSIKAALHEPHLGIFNSWTGPDCCHGWYGVSCDPYIHRVADINLRGESEDPIFQRAHRVGYMTGSISPAICKLDRLSSLTIADWKGISGEIPKCITSLPFLRTLDLIGNRFTGRIPGDINRLKELTVLNLADNMLTGSIPPSIVKLTRLMHLDLRNNRLSGELPSEMGKLKMMSRALLSGNRLGGPVPVSLSNIYRLSDLDLSLNLLSGQIPDMFDKMPVLASLNLDGNMISGQIPRSLLNSGVSICNLSRNALEGRIPDVFGSKSYFTVLDLSHNRFSGPIPKSISLAAYIGHLDLSHNNLCGPIPGGAPYDHLEASSFVYNTCLCGKPLSKRC